The stretch of DNA TTCTGCTCTGAAAGTGATTGTGATCTGTTCATTCTTCTCCATGGTGTATGTACAGGACGTAGGCAACAGGCAGACTCTTTGGTGGAGGTACTGAAGTTTCTAAGACACTAGCTACTGTATGCTTGGCCTGGAGTATCACACTATATAACTCCTACATGATGAACATGGAGAGTATTGGCTTGAAGTAGACAAGATACAGTAGGACACTGACACTAGATGAGACAGTGTTGCTTATGTGAAGAGCCTAGCATGAATGCTAGCAAATAGACAATGAAGACAGTGTCTTTACAGCAGCCTTGCACATAGTCTTTCAAAATATACAGATCCCTCTGGACTGTTGGTATTGTAACCAATGCCAATCAATATTCTTCCTGTCGCTAAACACTTAGCTGAAGCAGGTAGAGCATTGAAACGAAAGAATGTGTGTCAAGAGTAGTCGTCTGCTCAAGTGCTTCAGTGGCACACTAAATTACAAAGAAACGTTGTACATAAAATCTAGGGAAAGCATAACTACACTCTATCATATGATATAGAGGACTGATATGGAGGACTGCAAAGCTTAAAAGGATTCAAACCTGCcacaaatatatacagtgcattcggaaaatattcagagcccttcactttttccacattttgttacgttacaccttcattctaaaatgtattgcatattttttttcttcatcaatctacacacaataccccataatgacaaagcaaaaacaggtttttagatattttggcaaatgtattaaaaataaaacagaaataccacatttacataagtattcagactctttactcagtactttgttgaagcacctttggcagcgattacagccttgagttttcttgggtatgacgctacaagcttggcacacctgtatttgtggagtttctcctattcttctctgcagattctctcaaactctgtcaggttggatggggagcgtcgctgcacagctattttcaggtctctacagagatgttcgctcgggttcaagtctgggctctggctgggccactcaaggacatcccGAAAccactcttgcattgtcttggctgtgagcttagggtcattgtcctgttggaaggggaacctttgccccagcctgaggtttcatcaaggatctctctgtactttgctcctttcatctttctctcgatcatgactagtctcccagtccctgccactgaaaaacattccacagcatgatgctgccaccatcttgcttcaccgtagagatggcgCCAGGCTTCCATCAGACATGACGCTTGGAATTTAGgcttctgtctgaccactctaccataaaggccggattgatggagtgctgcagagatggttgtccttctggaaagttctcccatctccacagaggaactctggagctctgtcagagtgacgtACTTCTGTCAGGGGAGACGTacttccttctgtagctcagatggtagagcatggcgcttgtaacgccagggtagtggggtcgatccccgggaccacccatacgtagaatgtatgcacacatgactgtacgtcgctttggataaaagcgtctgctaaatggcatatattattattatattattatattatattattatatatttaccattgggtacttggtcacctccctgcccAAGGCCCTTCCCttagattgctcagtttggccgggcggccagctctaggaagagtattggtggttccaaacttcttaaatttaagaatgattgaggccactgtgttcttgcggccttcaatgctgcataaatgttttggtacccttccccagatctgtgcctcgacacaatcctgtctcggagctctacggacaattcctttgacttcatggcttggtatattctctgacatgtactgtcaactgtgtgaccttatatagacaggtgtgtgcctttccaaatcatgtccaatcaattgaatttaccacaggtggactccaatccagttgtagaaacatctcaaggatgaccaatgaaaacaggatgcaccggagctcaattttgagtctaatagcaaagggtctgttttttaaatatttctaatacatttgcagacatttataaaaaacagttttcgctttgtcattatggggtattgtgcatagAGTGATGAGGACAATaataagttacagccttattcaaaggctgtaacttaaaatgtggaaaaagtctgaatTCTTTCCGTATGCACTGTATAGATACTCACATTCAGTTTCACTTAATGCCAACGTAAATATGATTTTCTCTACATTCCCCTAAACTGTCTGCAataagcagagcagagcagagcataaTAAGAATACTGCTGCCTGGCCTCAAGACCAGAACATACTGCGTGTCCAGCACTGAATACACTCCATTAGGGATAGATACACACCACTGTAATATCTCAGACACCTGACCATGTGGTTCCTTGTCAAAGCAGCCCCTGCTGCGGTAAACTCTAACATCTGGGTCTGTTGGAGAGCGGGAGAGGGGTGTCCTGTGACTTGGGTCACTCATAGCGTGAGGGTGGAGGTGTTTTGGGCAGTGCTGCAGGTCCCTCTGGTGGTGAGACTCTGTAGGGTTAAATGTGAGTTGGCCTGTAGGAGGGTGATCATTAGGGGTTTAGGGGCAGGCTAGGGGCAGGAACATGAAGAGGATAGACAGTGATCATGAGTCGGACTCAGGGACAGTGGAGGTGACGGGGGTGGTGGGGGTTATGGGGCCACCGTCCGGTAGCAGCTGTTGGCGGACGAGGAGTTGGAGTTCTCCAGGGGTTTGGTGCCTGGGGGGACTAGGTTGGCTTGGGACGGGGGCTTGGGCAAAGGTGTCTCTCTTGGGTTCTTGGCCAGGATGAAGTGCGACTCGTCCACCTCCTCCAGGTTGGAGATGTCCATCATCATGCTCTTGCGGTAGGAGACGGACAACTTGTTGGAGCCATCAGACATCAGGTTGAAGTGGCGGGCGATGAAGACGATGGGGAGAGGAAGCATGGCCATCACAATGAGGGAGAAGCACATGGCCAATGCCCAGGGAGGGTAGCTCTGGAAACGCTCCTGAGCctatagagagagaaacaagggaAATAAGGGGGGAAATAAATACTCCTGGTGCGGACTTCAATTCTGTATCAAGGCTAGTACACAAAATGTCAAGTGTCTATATGAAACTTTTCACTGTTTTCCAACAGGTTGACTGACCAGTTCCTCCACCCATGCATTGTACACTGGCGGGCTGATGGCCATCTCAATGACAGTAGCCATAATGAGAACAATGAGACAACAAGGGGAGACGTACTTCCACATGTAGAAATAGAAGGCATGGGGCCGGAAACCCAACATATCCTCCAGGTCCTGCATAAaccttacacacacatacaggtggGTTTAAAATAGGTCCAGACAAATCCTTCAGTTTACAGTATTCACATCTTTGACTCTTTCTCTTCACCCTCTTATCAAACTTTCCTCTTAAATCATATGAAAACACACATTGCAATATCAGTGATGATCAGTGTGTCTCTCACAATATGCGGCTCTCTGGGGAGACGCCATCCTGTACCTCTTGGTGCCGTAGATCCAGGCCACTGACACATTCTCTAGGATGACCACGACAGTGAGTGGCAGACCAGCAGAATAGTCATCAAACATGATGACAAAGTAGTTCCCAGAGCGCTGGACGAAGAGCAGGCCACAGATAAAGGCTATGATACAGCAGCACACTGAAAACAGATAAACAAATAAAACTACACTTTATGGAACAACGCAGATTatgaaaagacacacacacacacacgctaacatgcactctacacacacgtacattgtaatattgttgtattgtggTATTATACACAGTGGTAGAAAGTACTTACTGGAAGTAAAAATACattcaagtactacttaagtagtttttggggtatctgtactttactctacGATTTATACTTATTTTACTTCACTACactcctaaagaaaataatgtattttttactccatacattttccctgacacccaaaagtactcgttacattttgaatgcttatcaagagaacatccctggtcatccctactgcctctgatctgatggactcactaaacacacatgttccgtttgtaaattatttttcagtgtggccctggctatccgtaactttaaaaaacaagaaaatggtgccgtctggcttgcttaa from Oncorhynchus keta strain PuntledgeMale-10-30-2019 chromosome 21, Oket_V2, whole genome shotgun sequence encodes:
- the LOC118400288 gene encoding sodium-dependent neutral amino acid transporter SLC6A17-like, coding for MYYRALSVIRVRTFAVRFILCTNMIRGGPFRNAEKIIGCLNSNVLSHDLILPHVNFSQLSTVDYTEIYGVIKTVKEGSFLSVQGTGLAFIAFTEAKTHFPASPFWSVMFFFMLINLGLGSMIGTMTGITTPVLDTYKIQKELFTVCCCIIAFICGLLFVQRSGNYFVIMFDDYSAGLPLTVVVILENVSVAWIYGTKRFMQDLEDMLGFRPHAFYFYMWKYVSPCCLIVLIMATVIEMAISPPVYNAWVEELAQERFQSYPPWALAMCFSLIVMAMLPLPIVFIARHFNLMSDGSNKLSVSYRKSMMMDISNLEEVDESHFILAKNPRETPLPKPPSQANLVPPGTKPLENSNSSSANSCYRTVAP